AAAAGTGACCTGCTGAAATGAGGGTTGTCTTAGTTCTAAGTTGAGTACTTCAAATACAGTTTAGAGTATGTGGTTAGTACTTTAATGTGAGCAAAGAAGAATCAGAAGTGGCACTTTTGCTTTTCGTGAAGTCTTTTATTTGGACTTTTAATGAGGGCTGAGTTTATGCACTGACTTCAAGTAAATGTTTGTATAAAATATTGGCAAATATTTAATTGTTCAGCATctgaaatgtgaatatttaaatttttgaCTTATATTTAAGAATCTTTGTAGTTATAATGAAACCAGTCATCAGCTCCACCTCAACCTACTCTGCTCACATAATCACATCACTGATGGTAAAAGATTGAATATTCAGTATAACATGCACAGGGGCCACTTTACTACAATGAGTAATTGTACTTTAATTTTGAAGTACATTGTCGTGATTACATTGAACATACTTTAACTTGTACTGCAGTGGATTAGtacttttatttcagtgcagTCTCGGCCTGTGTTGATGGACCACCGGTCCCTTCTCATGATGCGCTCGGTACCGGCTCTGCCCTCAGGTTCACCTGAGTCCTCAGGTGACGGAGCTCCACTCGTGCGTCGCTGTGCGTCGGTGGTGCGCGCCTCGGGCACGGGCACGGGCTCGGGCACCGTGTTATGGAGGATGATGATCGGACTGTGGGGATGATATTAACACTTTGGTGACATGCGGCCTTATTTGAGGTTTTTTGACAGACAACACAGGTGGAAACGGGCTTTAAACGGCAACTTTAGACCTGAGAGTTGAATGAAAATGGACgaatatgacattttattacatCTTATGTATCAAATTGCAGCGATTCATTTCAGTCAGCTAGACACAGACAAATCTGGAACTTGTGTGAACACGTCCAAACGTGCTTCTTattaaagacaaactgaaaacatgtcGATCAAACGCTTCTGCTGACCTTATATTAAGTTAAATACGGTACCAAACATCCGGTCCAGTGCCTTTCGAATTAAAAGCCTCTTCAATAAAGCGGAGGAGTTAATTTTTGAAATTGACAAACTTAATCTACCAGactatatttatttagtatatCTATTATACATGGAcattttgatgtatttattgttcGCTGCTCTTCCTGTTATGAAAGTGACatctacttttattttggaagcaCAGCACTCGGTTTTCTGCTCATGCTGATCATTTCCCATTAGCTTTGGTTTGTTATAAAACAGAATGCAGGGTGTAGAACAAGTAAATCTTCTGATACGAACATATGCAGACATGAGTCCTGTACCCAAGGTTGTCTCTGAAgatgattttcaaaataaaactccaaAACATGAGGGTGACCACAGGTCCCAAGATGAGATGCCCTTCGGCAGGTATAGAAGGGCTGGCGTCGGACCTGGAGAAACTGGTTTAGGAGCTCAAGTTCCCCAGACTGGGACTGGAGTTAAAGTTTTATTTGGCACTGGAGTTCCTGTTGGACACGGTGTTGGAAACGATTTTGGGATTCCAGTGATGGCTGCAAACTGTGACGAGGATGTGGTTGGCATTGAGGCTGGGGCTGCAGATAGAGTGGCAGTTGGGATAGGAAGCAGGAATGGCAGTGCTGTGAGGGCTGCAGACTGGATGGGAAACAGTATTGGAGGCAGACGTGTGAGTGGGATTGAAGATGCACAAGAAGCTGAGGTGAGAGTTTCAGATACATCTGACGCTGGGGTCCTACCTACTGCTTATGCTTGGAGTGTCCATCCCAGATTCAAAGACTGGAGGTACCGCAGCAGCCAAAGACTGGTCCTGAACTACATCGTCCCCTGCATGAACTCCTACGGCATGAGCATCGTCGACAACTTTCTGGGAAGCAAAATTGGAGACCGGATTCTGCAAGAGGTCCTGCAGCTCCATCTTACCGGGAGAATGCAGGATGGCAAGCTGGCCAGCAGGCGCCTAGGCAACACAAAGAGTATTCGTGGAGACCAAATTGTGTGGGTGGACGGAAAAGAACCAGGCTGCGAGAACATCGGCTACCTGCTGTCGAAGATGGACAAACTAGTCACCTACGCAGATGGAAGGCTTGGAGAACACAAGATCAGAGGAAGACACAATAAGGTTAGTAGCCTCGCCAGGAGTCAGCAGTCTGGTGCACATCCAGGACAAACCAGCATCAACATGTACATATCATGCCCAAAAGTCCCCAAGTCGCTACTATGCTTATTTCTTGGATTCTTACCTGAGAGTAGTTTAGATTATGAAACTACAAGTTAAAAACAGTCATACATGGAATAACAAGGATTTTAAATTGTCAACTTCTCTTATGGTGTTTCCATAAGGTAGTGAAGtgtaacagaaaacatgaaaccCTGGAGCAAACGAATGCTTAACGGCCACAGCTGTTGTGTCATGGCCTCTGTTCCACTCGACTAGGGGTGTGATGATGCACAACACAATATCTTCAATGACTATATGTAGGACTGGAAAAATAGTTTATTGAACTGAAATTCACACAATACAAAACGACGCAAAACGATATTCTCACACCGTAAAATGTTCTCTGCTTGGctttgtgtatatataatatgaGTTCCTCTCTGACACTCGGTCGTGCTGGAGGCTGCTCTGGTTCTGATATTGTGAAACTTCACATTTTGGCAAGAAACATCGTCAAGTTATGATTATGATTAATGTGACCATAACCTCGACCACAGAAGATGTTTTACACCTTCCTCTTCCCTTTGAAAGCTCTTTGCCGTCGCTGATGTCGTCAGTCTAAAACAAAAATTAAGTTGTGGTGGTTTCCTGAAGATGACAGGCTGAATTTTAGGGAACGATGTGTCAGATATTTTAAATTTGATGCAAGGAGgcttgaaattaaattaaaataaaataaaaaacaaagagccTTTACTGAAGAGACATGTAAATCAGATGTTGAGAAGCTTGTCATAGGGAGGAGGGCAGTGTTAGTAAAATCAGGATTTATGGGATTCGTCTTCTGTCTCAGCTCTTTATCCTTCTCATCGTCCTCTTATCACCTGCTCTCACTCTTTTCCTGACCCGTGTTCAAGTTGACGTTTACTTCCGCACGCAGCGGGCGGACGCGGATCGAGGCTACATGCGGCTTGTGGCGTGCTCAATGGCGGCGGGCACGCCCAGTGCGCGGGCACGTACCAGCTGGCTGTCACTCCGTCTTATTTCACTTCATTCAGCGTTTATGAACGAGGAGGcgctgatgatgatgatgatgatgatgatgatcgTCGTCCTCGGTTCGTGTTGATCTGCGGAGTCTTTGACATCAACTTGATGGAATTATCGGAATTATGAGCAACGAACATTGAATGATAAAGTATCTGTGGGGGGGTGTGAGTCTAAAACTGAATCCAGGAAACCcccccgcctcctcctcctcctcctcctcctcctcctcctcctcctcctccccctcctcctcctcctcctcctcctcctcctcctcctcacctcctccccctccagTGAACAACACATCCAGCACGTCTCACACTTTTCTCTCTTGGACATTTTCAAGCAGCCGTCATTGGCTCAGACTGCATCCGGTTGGAGGGatgatttcatttcaaattaagaGCGCACGACATGGTCTAAAACTGGCTATTAGCCGTAAGAAGTTAACAGATGTACACAGACTCCAGTAAAAGTGCCTAAAAAACCCCACAACAAATATAGTATCAGTTTTAATTCTCTGCTGAAATTCAAATGTGTTATGCTTTGGATCATTCATAATGTAAGTATATTAAACAGTAATTACATGAATGTacacatatttctttttattctgaaacCGAGCCTTTAGTTAGtggcaataaaataaacaaatgttgaaGATTCAgcacaaaggaaagaaaacctAAAGTTAAAAAGGAATTTCTGTCACTAAACAGGAAATAAGATCTGTGTCACTATAGAGATTTGGGGACTACTTCTTCTTCCATGACGAAACATAGTCAGTTAATCATATTTCTGTGTAAatatctgcatctgcaaagaAACCAGAGATGCTAACAAATGCTGGAACTAAAAAGTACGTCTTTCTGAATTGTCTTGAAGTAAATGTAACAGACATTCAACCTACCTCCATAAGATGAATCAAACTAAATCTTACTATCTAGGGACCACTACATGTTAAAATTGGGCAGTAACTCCATTTTATCTTCACCTAATCTGTTTATCTATGAAATACATTATTAGATTTAACTATATTTTATACTCTGCCTAAGATGACATTTTTTTCATCAGCTTCTGATTCCTCCAGCTAAAAGTCCAAAACTTTGATGCAATAAATTTACAACCATCTGAAGATGATAGAATCAGAATACATGTGAAGACAGTTCACAGTCAAACCAATTGAATTTGTGGAACCGTGTTTGTAATTGTTGCTTGGTGAATGACTAAAACTGTCCAAATCCAGTTAGTCAGCGagcctttattttgaaacagtAAACCGGAAGGGGAGCCTGTTGACTTGACCCCCCTTCAGCCGCAGCTCGGTGAAAACAGGAGCTGAGAAACGACTTCAGCTGTTTCACTGTTGAATTTCAGCGGGACTGAGTTCCTCCGACAGTCGAACCCTCTCCGTGACCCTGGATAAACCCGTAAAGCTGGAGATCAGGACTTGACCTCAACTCGAAAACAGTCGACACCAACTTTCCGACCACAGCCTCCGCGCTCGGACTCTCGACTCTCGGATCGGATCAGATCTTCATCCGTGTCCAACATCGCCTCCGCCGGTGACATGCCGTTCATCGAGCACGTCTCGGACTCGGACTTGGAGCGTTTGGCTTTGGAGCGGTTCGTCCCGGCTCTGCAGACTTACGGCTTCTGCTATGTGGACAGTCTCCTGGGAGAGGTGGCCGGGGGCGCCGTGCTGGAGCAGGTCAAGGAGATGCACCGCTCCGGAGCGCTGCAGGACGGCCGGCTGGCAGGCTCCGTCCCGGGCATCCACCGGAAGAGCATCCGCGGGGACAAGATCGCCTGGGTGAGCGGGTCGGAGCGCGGCTGCGAGGCCATCAGCTTCCTGCTCAACCTGATCGATAAGCTCGTCTCCATGTGCGCCAGCCGGCTGGGAAACAAGGCGATCCGGGAGAGATCCAAGGTAAGAGTCCGTCTGCAGGGCGACGTGGAACCAGCGTCGTTCACGGGGTTCTCTGAaggaacccgaacccgaacccgaacctgACAGACCTCCAGAAGCAGTGTTGACAAAACACACGCGCACGGTTGAATACTTGGAGCTGTGTTGTTGATCATTTGAACACGTCTCCTGGTTCTGAACGGCCCAGAATGAGTCCAGACTCaaacagctgtaaacacagaagCAGAAGAGTAAGAAGATTGAAACAGTCTTTACAGAAGGCTTCAGCTCAGACTGTCCAACCTCTACTAGTCACAAGTAGTTTAAAGTCCAGTAACATAAGATCTAACCTGGAGTCCGACAAAGTCCTCCTGTGGACACGCTGTAACAATGTGCAGCGTCTTCTTAGATggtttaatataaattaaattatagtGAGTTCTAAAGTGTTTAAATAGTGCTCGTACACGTTGAGGTGGTACTGATACATCTGGATCGACTGAACACTTCTCACCTTTCAGCTCTACTGGACTGTGAAGGTGTTctagtttttcattttgatcaCGCAGGTCCATCTGAGCCTTGTTTACATCCTCATTCCTTTTCATACATGTCGTGCACGTTTTCAACCCAGCAGCTTTTCCAAAGCCGTCTCCTGTCTAATTAATAATCAGGCTTGTAGATTCGTTTAGACTATAAATCACTTTGTTTGCGTTATGGATCCTCATGAGACGGCGCACAAATGTAGAAGACATTCTCACGTACACActctgtcactcactcactcaatTATTCACAACCTCACTCCTCAGCACTCAATAATGCTCGATCGCTCACGTACATGCACATCTCCACTCATTTACACTGTCCTCACTTCCTtatgtcacaaaaacacactgtccaACCAGCTTCTACACTTCATGTGTAGAAGTGGACAGTGACGGGATGTCATGcacgtagacacacacacacatatggagATGACTCTGGAGTATAAACAGTGcgtatgtgtatgtatacacaTCATGCAGCTCAACAAGCAATTCTAGATATAGAAACGGTTCCATTGTAGAAATCTGATCTTAGTAACTATACCAACGGCGttcttttatcatattttactttaactaGTTTTATTTGAAAGAGGATTTTTATGGAAATCGTGTTAATACTTGTCAGTTTTCATATTGTAAATGTCGCCCTGAGGAAGAACTTTAGTTCAACACTGacaaaatgtggatttaaatCACCAACGAACTAATAAACAAGATCCAGTTTATATTTGAACTAGAAACACTGATTCAGTTGGTTACTGGAAGCACACAGACCGAACTTACTGAATACTGAAAAAAGTAATAACTTGAATAATACTTTTCTTCAAGTAAGTGCATTGTTTAAAAACGAATTAAAATTAAGAGCATCAAAAAACAGCCTGAAAAGGAACTGAAATACTGCAGCACTTAAATTTCTGCGTAATCTTAATTAGAAGTAAGGTAAAGGTTTAGATTcagtacaaaaaataaaaaaacagacgTCTACTTGGGGCTTTTCACTAACGACCTGTAGACCAGTCATTGGAttcactggggaaaaaaaaaggattaattgattaattaaaacaaattgttaGTAGACAATTTACAAACTTCTACCATGAATGATTGACAGGAATGAGCTCTTCAATAACGAGCACGAGTATGAAGGATAATCATTCGGGGTGTAGTTATTGCTACGTGGACCGCCCAAGGCTGAAGTACCTGTTATTGTTGGTcttgtgtttgtcatgttttttcaCTGTCAGACATTTTTATCAGTGCTGAACTGAAAATGCAAAATCATTTGGGCTTTGGCCCTGAACTCCCAGAGTGCAAACAACTGTGTCGAGCTCCGTGCTCTCAGGAAGATGAAGCCGGACGTGTCCTGGCTGTTGTAGTGGATCCAGGCcgagctgcagacagactgcAGCCTCACGCGCCACACGTAGCTCTGTCATTAAACCGTCAGCAGGTTGGAAACGTGCCAAACAACTGCACAGACTCCGCTGCTCTCCCACAATCCCTCGCTCCCTCCCCCacactccccctcctccccttttCTAGAAAGATGAGATAAAGTTGAATTGAAAACCGGTCTGAGgcgttttgttgttgtttttttacagtgtcaTTTCCTCTCAACCCTCCTGTGTTTCTTCATATTTTTTCACTCCACAGCAGCTCAgttgtatggtgtgtgtgtgtgtgtgtgtgtgtgtgtgtgtgtgtgtgtgtgtgtgtgtggctgcatgtaaacaaactTGTGTGTGATTTCCCTGCCTCCTCTCAGCGCAGGCTGCCTGTGGTTTCAGAGTAGGGCCTTCGTTCTTTTCATAGCACTTGaggtttgttgtcatttgcaTTCGAAGAGACCCGACTCTACGTGCAGCTCCAGAGTTCCTCACACGTACGCTGACGGGGGCTCGACTTGCCCAAGCCTCCGTCCAGCCCTTCCCCCTCAGCATAAAGAGCACAAGAGAGGGGCAGTTAACAATAAGAGCGTGTCAAAGGGGAAAGGGGCATGGCTTTGTGGTCGCATGCGATGCGTATGTAAACACAGGCATCAGGTGGTAAACGCTGACGTCAGCAAGGTTACTAAAAGTGTGGTGTTGTTGATGTTGCATTCAGGGCCCTTTTGATAAGGGCTAATCTACAGCGTGACCTTCCTTTGTAAAGTGAGTGCATGTTGATGGtggagaaactgaagcagctgtgAGGTTCTGTGGAGTGTTTGGAGGTGTAGCACATGGTTTGTTTCACAGGCGACGATGATGACATCAGTAAAGTTTCAGCTTGATGTAGGTTGGTCTCTTTAGTGAGTTTCCGTGATCACATAAAGATCAGATACAGAATGTGAGTCACAGTAAAAGCATCAGGTGTGTGCGTGCGACTGGGGTCCAGATGGCAGCTTCAGTGTCAGGTGTAAATCTGTGTGAGTTATTATAAAGGTGTGTTTGGTAACAATGAGGGTTCATATCACCATGATTCTTTGTTATAATCCTCAGACTCCTGTCATAAGTCATCTGACATGAGTCCAAAGACAGAACAGCACTTTTCCAATAGTCTAAACAATAGTGTGATATTGTGCTCAAGCTTTTTTCCTCTATagtttaatcatttttacacatttattcacttatgataaatgtaattttacattttatgttattgtttaaAACCTTTAGTTGGCAGTAAACTTGTGCACTGTCAGCACTACGTTTAATGTAAAAGCACTTGAAACCTTCATCAAACTTTAAACTCGTGCACAACAGTCgctaaatgacaaatataaagAAGCATTTTCTGGCTATAAAATAATCCTAAAGCACTCCAGTGGAATACCCTCGAACAGCCTCACAGGGTCGGTCGTGTATGTTACTGTCAGGATCAGCTTTTGTGGAGGCTGCTCTGTTTTTCCTGCCAGGAAATCCACAGTTTGAACCTTTGTTGACTCTGACACAGACTCTCCTGTGTGATCAttgtctgcttctctctgcttATTGGACACTTCCTGCTCAGGTTAAAAGGTCTCAGTGCTGCAGGGAGGGGAAGCAGGGAGACcccatcagtgtgttagtgCCAGGTTTCCGTTCAACAGAGACATTAGTGAATTCTCTGTATGATTTATGTCATTATTTAGAACGTTTAGTGGGAAAAACCTTCCGTTCAAATAAGGTGAAACTAAAAGTCCCTTCCACAAAGCAGACACTATTAGAG
The Anabas testudineus chromosome 22, fAnaTes1.2, whole genome shotgun sequence DNA segment above includes these coding regions:
- the egln3 gene encoding egl nine homolog 3 isoform X1, producing MSPVPKVVSEDDFQNKTPKHEGDHRSQDEMPFGRYRRAGVGPGETGLGAQVPQTGTGVKVLFGTGVPVGHGVGNDFGIPVMAANCDEDVVGIEAGAADRVAVGIGSRNGSAVRAADWMGNSIGGRRVSGIEDAQEAEVRVSDTSDAGVLPTAYAWSVHPRFKDWRYRSSQRLVLNYIVPCMNSYGMSIVDNFLGSKIGDRILQEVLQLHLTGRMQDGKLASRRLGNTKSIRGDQIVWVDGKEPGCENIGYLLSKMDKLVTYADGRLGEHKIRGRHNKAMVACYPGNGAGYVKHVDNPNCDGRCITCIYYLNKNWDAKEHGGVLRIFPEGKPYVADIKPLFDRLVFFWSDRRNPHEVQPSYATRYAITVWYFDSEERAEAKRRYLTATTQQKGSSSS
- the egln3 gene encoding egl nine homolog 3 isoform X2 translates to MPFIEHVSDSDLERLALERFVPALQTYGFCYVDSLLGEVAGGAVLEQVKEMHRSGALQDGRLAGSVPGIHRKSIRGDKIAWVSGSERGCEAISFLLNLIDKLVSMCASRLGNKAIRERSKAMVACYPGNGAGYVKHVDNPNCDGRCITCIYYLNKNWDAKEHGGVLRIFPEGKPYVADIKPLFDRLVFFWSDRRNPHEVQPSYATRYAITVWYFDSEERAEAKRRYLTATTQQKGSSSS